A single Natranaerobius thermophilus JW/NM-WN-LF DNA region contains:
- a CDS encoding M20/M25/M40 family metallo-hydrolase — MWLNDETKLKEILNRLVNVPSVSGTTKERGMAEEVYNIMSEIPYFQENQELLNLKKLPYDDLDRYYVTALLKGKGSKTVILLHHHDVVDIEDFGSLREYAFNPEKITEKMADFDLPEEARKDLETGEWLFGRGVMDMKSGAALQIALMHDYSHKINEFDGNIVLVSVPDEENNSEGILSAVPHLVELRDKHDLEYISVIKSESHQPDSEGKNDIAIGSIGKILPLFYCFGKETHAGNPFGGLNSSLIFSQVEALMEKSPEFCDEFKGELTPPPVNLKLNDLRGVYNVTTPQVTIGYYNVMTINSSPYDVLEKMKSIAKQALDNSIEIYNQRYDGFQNLAPDGVENSWGVSEKASLNWEPKVYTFEELYNSAYKAWGDDFLNDYNETAEQLKESVKDEREYSIHLVNKAHDYCPDRNPKIVLAFLPPFYPHVKNNRETEKEQFILDVVENIKKETREKFGLEYKVTEFFKGISDLSFFYVPESEDIANYMNPNMPALNRVYRLPIEDISKLDVSVVNVGPVGKDAHQYTERLYLPFFTQKAPQILEIAVNEVLNYNTKQ, encoded by the coding sequence ATGTGGCTGAATGATGAGACAAAATTAAAAGAGATTCTCAATCGGCTGGTAAATGTCCCTAGCGTTTCAGGAACCACAAAGGAACGAGGTATGGCAGAAGAAGTTTATAATATAATGTCCGAAATACCATATTTTCAAGAAAATCAGGAATTACTAAACTTAAAAAAACTGCCTTATGATGATTTAGACAGATATTATGTCACTGCATTACTTAAAGGTAAGGGAAGTAAGACTGTTATTTTACTACATCATCACGATGTAGTTGATATCGAAGATTTCGGTAGTCTTCGTGAATATGCTTTTAATCCTGAAAAAATCACAGAAAAAATGGCAGATTTTGATTTGCCAGAAGAAGCTAGAAAGGATTTAGAAACTGGCGAATGGCTTTTTGGACGCGGAGTTATGGATATGAAATCAGGAGCTGCTCTTCAAATTGCATTGATGCATGATTATTCCCATAAAATTAATGAGTTTGACGGAAACATTGTCCTGGTGTCAGTTCCTGACGAAGAAAATAATTCTGAAGGTATTTTATCGGCTGTGCCACATTTAGTAGAACTAAGAGACAAGCATGATTTAGAATACATTTCTGTAATCAAAAGTGAGAGTCATCAACCTGATTCTGAGGGAAAAAATGATATAGCAATCGGAAGTATCGGAAAGATTCTTCCATTATTCTATTGCTTTGGAAAAGAGACCCATGCCGGAAATCCTTTCGGTGGATTAAATTCAAGTCTGATATTCTCACAAGTAGAAGCTTTAATGGAAAAAAGTCCGGAATTTTGTGATGAATTCAAAGGAGAGTTAACTCCTCCCCCTGTTAATTTAAAATTAAATGACCTGCGAGGAGTTTACAATGTCACTACACCTCAAGTAACTATAGGATATTATAATGTTATGACCATTAATTCTAGTCCCTATGATGTCCTAGAAAAAATGAAATCTATTGCTAAGCAAGCCTTAGATAATTCCATCGAAATTTACAATCAACGTTATGATGGATTTCAAAATCTAGCCCCCGATGGTGTGGAAAACTCTTGGGGTGTTAGTGAAAAAGCTAGTCTCAACTGGGAACCAAAAGTCTATACCTTTGAGGAGCTTTATAATTCTGCCTATAAGGCCTGGGGAGATGACTTTTTAAATGATTATAACGAAACTGCCGAACAACTTAAAGAATCAGTAAAAGATGAGCGGGAATATTCGATTCACTTGGTTAACAAGGCCCATGATTACTGCCCGGACAGAAATCCCAAGATAGTTTTAGCCTTTTTACCTCCTTTCTATCCTCATGTTAAAAATAATAGAGAAACAGAAAAAGAACAATTTATTCTAGATGTGGTTGAAAATATCAAAAAGGAAACTAGAGAAAAATTTGGATTAGAGTACAAGGTTACCGAGTTTTTCAAAGGTATAAGTGATTTAAGTTTCTTTTACGTACCTGAAAGTGAAGATATTGCCAATTACATGAACCCCAATATGCCAGCCCTCAACCGTGTTTATAGATTACCTATTGAAGACATAAGTAAACTCGATGTTTCAGTTGTAAATGTGGGTCCTGTTGGAAAAGATGCTCATCAATATACTGAAAGATTATATCTACCCTTCTTTACTCAAAAGGCGCCACAAATTTTAGAAATTGCCGTTAATGAAGTTTTGAACTACAATACCAAGCAATAG